A region from the Linepithema humile isolate Giens D197 chromosome 1, Lhum_UNIL_v1.0, whole genome shotgun sequence genome encodes:
- the EbpIII gene encoding ejaculatory bulb-specific protein 3 → MKILVLFLFVVACVLAEDKYTTKYDNVDLDTILESDRLLKNYINCLLEKGNCTPDGKELKAHLPDALTTDCSKCSEKQKKGTEKVIRYLVNKKPESWEQLKKKYDPTGQYSAKYVDEAKKQGINV, encoded by the exons ATGAAG ATTCTAGTTCTTTTCCTCTTCGTGGTAGCCTGCGTTTTGGCGGAGGATAAATACACGACCAAGTATGACAATGTCGATTTAGACACGATTTTAGAGAGCGACCGTTTGCTTAAAAACTACATAAACTGCTTGCTGGAAAAAGGAAACTGCACTCCCGATGGCAAAGAGTTGAAAG ccCACCTTCCGGACGCGTTGACGACAGATTGCAGCAAGTGCAGCGAGAAGCAAAAGAAGGGCACCGAGAAGGTCATCCGGTATCTGGTCAACAAG aaaccGGAAAGCTGGGAGCAACTTAAGAAAAAGTACGATCCCACTGGCCAATACAGTGCCAAGTATGTAGACGAGGCGAAGAAGCAGGGAATAAATGTGTGA
- the RpL28 gene encoding large ribosomal subunit protein eL28 yields the protein MSSHLTWMIIRDNNAFLLKKRNINKPFSTESNNLTNLSSYRYSGLVHRKSVGIVDTPDKKGFTVVYKKAKAVNKPAKATVKSTMKAGARRSLHKLKSLLTKNKYRVDLTKAALRRASAVLRSQKPLPAKKTRTTKKAD from the exons ATGTCGTCACACTTGACTTGGATGATAATCCGTGACAACAATGCCTTCCTTCTCAAGAAGCGCAACATCAATAAGCCGTTCTCTACG gAGTCCAACAACTTGACGAATTTGAGCAGTTATCGATACTCTGGCTTGGTCCATCGCAAAAGCGTAGGCATTGTTGATACTCCTGACAAAAAGGGATTCACAGTTGTCTACAAGAAGGCTAAGGCAGTTAACAAGCCTGCTAAGGCTACGGTAAAGAGCACCATGAAGGCTGGAGCACGTCGTTCCCTTCATAAGCTGAAGTCTTTGCTTACAAAGAACAAGTATCGTGTGGATCTTACCAAA GCTGCGCTGCGACGAGCCAGTGCTGTGTTACGTTCTCAGAAACCTCTCCCTGCTAAGAAGACACGAACTACTAAAAAAGCCGATTAA
- the Samtor gene encoding S-adenosylmethionine sensor upstream of mTORC1 codes for MATDEHKHLADIVKKTHALLRTECHQYGAKVAWERHVARNDVLQNYAASMQKLATKCWADNNSRNGTYCRMEWIKTQCKEYFFNGGKEKYDIRERDINTKMTLEKLSNENKMSENKQINVKNKLQNFQKQKISILDVGSCYNPLSIDPAFDVTAIDLISAVEGVFQCDFLNVAIEGETILSWDEREIHQLSANSFDAVVFSLLLEYLPCPKQRYVCCRNAYNVLKNSGILIIVSPDSKHVGANAKLMKSWRYTLSKLGFMRIKYEKLRHIHCLVFRKCVCKDVAMRWANLQHFSNDDKKYISEIEIFIPQDFQTICHKEKQEKLDEYNETDLLTLKSKRTIPFYI; via the exons ATGGCGACGGACGAGCATAAACATCTAGCTGACATAGTGAAGAAAACTCATGCTTTGTTACGTACCGAGTGTCATCAATATGGCGCTAAGGTTGCATGGGAACGTCACGTGGCGCGAAATGACGTTTTGCAG aaCTATGCTGCGTCTATGCAAAAATTGGCAACAAAGTGCTGGGCGGATAACAATTCAAGGAATGGCACATATTGCAGGATGGAATGGATAAAAACTCAGTGcaaggaatattttttcaacggtggtaaagaaaaatatgacatAAGAGAGCGtgatataaatacaaagatGACTCTAGAAAAGTTGagcaatgaaaataaaatgtcagaaaataaacagattaatgtgaaaaataaattacaaaattttcaaaagcaGAAGATATCTATATTGGACGTAGGAAGCTGTTACAATCCTTTGAGCATTGATCCTGCATTTGATGTCACTGCGattgatttaatttctgcAGTAGAAGGAGTTTTTCAATGCGATTTCCTAAATGTTGCAATTGAAGGGGAGACAATTCTTTCCTGGGATGAGCGAGAGATTCATCAGCTATCTGCAAATTCATTTGATGCTGTAGTGTTTTCATTGTTGTTAGAATATCTGCCGTGTCCGAAACAGAGATATGTTTGTTGCAGAAATGCCTATAATGTGTTAAAAAACAGTGGCATACTAATTATCGTGAGTCCTGATTCAAAACATGTTGGTGCAAATGCAAAGTTGATGAAGTCTTGGAGGTACACATTGAGCAAATTGGGATttatgagaataaaatatgaaaaactaCGTCACATTCATTGCTTGGTGTTCAGAAAATGTGTGTGCAAGGATGTAGCGATGCGATGGGCTAATCtgcaacatttttcaaatgatGATAAGAAGTACATATCTgagatagaaatttttatcccTCAGGACTTTCAGACTATCTGTCACAAGGaaaagcaagaaaaattaGACGAATACAATGAGACTGATTTA TTGACACTGAAATCGAAGAGAACTATTCCTTTCTATATATGA
- the LOC105674375 gene encoding uncharacterized protein: protein MYIASLAIVLFRLLAKLLSFCWTSISKLYKDYWRNFFSSFGPAFQNYIKIIGETSFLLLDQHFKIIQRLLAKLLSFLWTSYSKLYKDYWRNFFPSFGPAIQNYTKIIGETSFLPLDQLFKIIQRLLAKLLSFLWTSISKLYKDYWRNFFPFVGPAFQNYTKIIGETSFLSLDQHFKIIQRLLAKLLSFRWTSISKLYKDLTPKTRNLDDRSFHFTETCIFQNSLRLLIFRIFRESSW from the exons ATGTATa tcGCATCCCTGGCAATTGTGTTATTCag ATTATTGGCGAAACTTCTTTCCTTTTGTTGGACCagcatttcaaaattatacaaag ATTATTGGCGAAACTTCTTTTCTTCCTTTGGACCagcatttcaaaattatataaag ATTATTGGCGAAACTTCTTTCCTTTTGTTGGACCagcatttcaaaattatacaaag ATTATTGGCGAAACTTCTTTCCTTCCTTTGGACCAgctattcaaaattatacaaag ATTATTGGCGAAACTTCTTTCCTTCCTTTGGACCAgctattcaaaattatacaaag ATTATTGGCGAAACTTCTTTCCTTCCTTTGGACCAgctattcaaaattatacaaag ATTATTGGCGAaacttctttctttcctttggACCagcatttcaaaattatataaag ATTATTGGCGAAACTTCTTTCCTTTTGTTGGACCagcatttcaaaattatacaaag ATTATTGGCGAAACTTCTTTCCTTTCGTTGGAccaacatttcaaaattatacaaag ATTATTGGCGAAACTTCTTTCCTTCCGTTGGACCagcatttcaaaattatacaaag atttaacACCCAAAACTCGAAATTTAGACGACAGAAGTTTTCACTTTACAg AAACCTGTATCTTTCAAAACTCTCTAAG ACTTCTGATCTTCCGGATATTTCGAGAAAGCAGTTGGTAA